CCGCGCCGGGCGCGGCCGTGCTGGATATGTGCGCCAGCCCCGGCAGCAAAACGGGATTTCTGGCCCAGCTCACCGGGCCCACGGGTTTTGTGCTGGGTAATGAACCCACCCCTGCCCGCCTGGGCACCTTGCGGGCCAATCTGCACCAGATGAACCTGCTGCACGCGGCCACCTGCGCCTACAGCGGGGACGCCCTGCCCCTGCGCCCGCAAAGCTGGCGGGCCATCCTGCTGGACCCGCCCTGCTCCGGCTGGGGCACGGCGGCCAAACATCCGCAGGTGCTCAGGCTCTGGCGCGGGGATAAGATTGACAACCTCACTGCGCTGCAGCGCCGCCTGCTGCGCCAGGCCGCGCGGCTGCTGGCCCAGGGCGGACGGCTGGTCTACTCCACCTGCACCACCAACACCGCTGAAAATGAAGCGCAAGTGCACTTTGCTGAAGAAGAACTGGGCCTTGTGCGCGTGCCGTTGCCCCCTTTCCCCGGTTTTGTCTGGGAAGAACAGCCCGGCGGGGAAGGCACGCTGCGCGTGGATGGGGAGCGCTCCGGCGCGCAGGGCTTTTATGTGGCTCTGTTGGAAAAACCCGGCACGGTCACGGGGCCTTTGCGGGACGTCGCTGCCCCTGACGCTGCAGTTGCGTCTTCCGGGGAATTTTCTGCCCCGCCGGATGCGGGCCCACGCGGCGGCCGAGCGCCCCGCCGCCACGGCAACCGCGCTGCGGGCCAGCCCCTGGGCCAGGAACTGCCCCGCACGGCGCTGGACGGCCCGGCCGGGACTGGAGCGCGCCTGCCGCCCGGAGCGGCGGTGGTTTTTGGAGATCATGTGCGCTTTGTGCCGGAGCAGGCCCCTGCCCTGCTGCCGCCGGAACTGGTCTGGCAAGGCGGGCTGCTGGGGCGGCGGCAGGGCAGCGGCCTGGACCCTGCCCCGCGCCTGCGCGCCTTGTTGCCGGAGCGGCCGGAACCGCGGGCCAGCCTGGTGCTGGACACGCCGGAGGAAGTGACGGCCCTGCTCAGCGGGCAGAGCCGTCAGACGGGCCTTGGCGGCCGTTGGGCCGCCCTGTGGTGGCGCGACCTGCCCCTGGGGTTGGTAGCCCTCAAACAGGGCCGGGCCGTGGCGGGCTTTCGCTGAGGCGTCCTGGCCCGGAGTCTTGGCGCAAGTAAGCAATCAGCCCCCGCCGCCGGTGCAGTACGCATGTCGGCGGCGGGGGCTGTTTTGGTCGGCTGCTTACGCAACCGTCAGGGCATTGCAACGTTGCAATACCCTACATGCGGATGCTGTCGCGAATGTCTTCCAGCCGGGCCTTAGTGAAGAGCAGATAGGAAAGAATCAGCTCGCCGGAATTGAAGGTGGAGGTGATATAGAGAGGATCATAAGTGGCGATGCGGTCCATATATGTCATGGCTGCAGCCATATTTTCCTCGTTGTTTTTGGCCTTGATCTCTGGATAGAGTTGGTAGAGGGCGTTGACGAAGTCGCGCAGCACCAGCACGATGCCCTGTACCTCATAGATGCGGTTGTCCAGCTCATAGAAGGGCAGGCTCTGGGCGTTTTCCAGCAGGCCCTGGGCGTAGCCCAGCATGTTTTCTCCGGTCATGGTCACAAAAGAGGCGTAGAGATCGTCCGTGCGGCAGTTGTAAACCCCTGTGCCTTTATCCAGAGAAGTCTTGTAGTCCTCCAGCAGTTTGAGCCCTTTTTTGTAGGAACCTTCGGCCGAAGGGAACATGAAGCTGCGTGGATCAATGGCGAAGCTGTTGATGCGGGCTTTGTAGAGAAATTCGCTTTCCCGGTCGCTGGAGCCCAGCTTGGCGATCTGGCTGGAATAGAGGTCCAGCAGAAACTTAGTGGCGTGGTACACTCCGTACTGGCGGTAGGCGCGGTTATCCAGAATAAAGCGGTTAAAAATAATGTCGTTGAAGCTCCAGCCAAAGGTGGAGTCGAGCTCGCGGCGCATCTGGTTGCTGATGGAATCCAGCAGAATTTTACCTTTTTCTGTGTCCGGCAGATCGGCGGCCGCGGCAGGCACGTTCATGGCCTGCGGAAAGGTGGTGCGGTCCACAAAGCTGTAGGCGCGCTGCAGGCCCCAAGCCACCAACAGCACGCCTACCAGCAGACAGGCCTGCACAGCCAGGGTTTTCAGTACCACCTGCAGTTTCAGGACGGCGGGAAGTTCGGGCAGTTTCATGGGTCTCCTCACTTGGGGCGGATAGGGAAAGGGAATCGCCGCATGGCGGTTGGAACACCGGCCCCGCTTGTACAAGCTAATACAGGGGCGGCCGTTAGTACAGGGGGGCGCCCCGGCGCGGGCGGCTTTTGCCCCCCGGCTGCGTCAGCGGGCCGTTGCGGTCCGGGGCTGTACCAGAAGAGCACTATCCCCGTCCCGCAACGGCCCACGTCCTTGCCGGAGAACAAAATTCATCCCGCACCGCAGTCGGAGGCGACAGATATATTGGGGTATCGGCGCGGCGTGTGCTGCGGGTGTGGAAAACATCGCAGCTATTCTGAACATATTCAATGTAACAGCAAGTTGTATTTCGGCCAGGGTATGCCTGGCGCAGTTCTGGGAGAGAAAAAGTTTTTTGAAGGATGGGGGGTGTGGGGGGAAGGGAACTTTTGTTCACAAAAACTCCCTTCCCCCCACAAAATCTCCCTTCCCCCTACAGATTCTTTTCTCACGTTTTTCGTTCGGCCAGGGCCAGTTCGGCCAGGGCGTTGACGCAGGTGGCGGCCAGGGCAGAGCCGCCCTTGCGCCCCAGGAGGGTGAAGTGGGGCCAGGGGCTTTGGTGGAGCAGGGCTTTGGATTGGGCGGCGTTGACGAAGCCCACGGGCATGCCGATGATCAGTGCGGGGACGGGCGCTCCGGCGGCCAGGGCGTCCAGCAGGCCCAGCAGGGCGGTGGGGGCGTTGCCAATGGCCACGATTTGGCCGCCCATGCGGGGGGCCAGCAGTTCCAGTCCGGCGCGGGTGCGGGTGGTATCGCGGGTTTTGGCCAGCTGGTCCAGGCCGGGCAGGCTCATAATGGGTGTAACGCTGACGCCCAGGGGGGTAAGGCGGCGCAGGGGCAGACCGGCGGCGGCCATGCGGGTATCGGTAAAGACCGTGCAGCCGCGCAGCAGGGCGTCCAGGCCGTTGCGCAGGCCCTGGGCGCTCAGGCGCAGGTCGGGCACGATTTCCGTATCGCCCAGGGTGTGGACGCAGCGTCGGGCCACCTGCCAGAGCGGACCGGAAAAAGGGCGAGGTTCGGGGATTTCCGCATCAATAACGGCAAAGGAGCGGGCCTCAATGGTGGCCGGGGTGTGGGCCGGATCCAGGACGATTGCAGACGGCGCGGCGGTGGGGGCGGGAGCCGGGCCATGGGAGGGGGCGGGAGCGATAGGGGGCATGGAATTTCCTTGCGGGCGATGTTGCGTCGGCCCGGCGGCTTCAGATTGGGGGCAGGGCGCGCAGCCAGGTCCGCCAGAAGCGGCGGGAGCCCTCCGGGTAGCAGTGCAGCCAGGATCCGGCCACGGAGCCCAGACGGCAGCCTTCTTCGCGCAGCAGACCGCCCGCGCTGTCGTACAGCCGCCAGAGGGGGCGGCAGGCGGCGGGCAGGGGGCCGTCCTCCTGAGCATAGTGGTATTCGTGTCCCCGCGTCCAGAGGGGGGCGGCGGTTTGGGTGGGGGCTGGCCAGTCCGGCAAGGCCAGGGCCGCGCGGTAGCCCAGGGCCGCACGACGGTCGGTGAGGGTGCAGGTCTGGGGCAGCAGACCGCTCATGGGGTAGTCCTGGCCGGAGAGGTGCAGGGAGCGCATGAGATAAATGTAGCCGCCGCATTCGCCGTAGATGGGCAGGCCTGCGTCGGCCAGACGGGTCAGGGCCGTGCGGAAGGACGTGTTGGCCGCCAGGGCGGCGGCGTGCAGCTCCGGATAGCCGCCGGGAAAGTAGAGACCCGCGCAGTACGGGGGCGGCGCACTGTCCCGCAGGGGCGAGAAAACGGCCACCTGCGCCCCCAGTTCCTGCCACAGAGCGGGCAGGTCGGCGTAACAGAAGCTGAAGGCCGCGTCCCAGGCCATACCCACTACGGGGCGTCGTCGGGAACGGCGCGAGGGGCGCCGGGCGCGCGCCGGGGCGGCAGGCGGTGGCAGGAGAGCGTCGGCTGAGGCCGCTGCGGCAGGGTTGGGGGCGCAGGAAGTTGCGGCTGGCGGCGGGGCCAGGTCCGGCGGCACGGCGCGGGCAGCCGCAAAGAAACGTGTGGCCGGCGCTGCAGCCGCAACGGGCGCAGTTGCGCGATCTGCGGGGCTGCCTGCCGCCGGCTTGGCGGGCGGCAGGGGGCTTGCAGTAGCGGTTTGCTTGGCGGTCAGAGTGCCGGTCGGGATGTCGGTCAGATTGGCGGACAGCGCGCGGGCCGGATTGACGGCTGGATCGGGGGGCAGGCTGGGAGTCAGGCTGAGAGCGTGGCAGGCTGTGAGCCTGGCGGCACTGCCAGCGGGCAGGTCAGCAGGGGCTGCGCGGCCCACGGCAAGACCCAGGCGGCGCAGCAGCTGATCCAGGCGGCAGTTTTCTTCCATCCAGCGGGCCAGTCCGGCGCGGTCCATGAAGGGCAGGGCCTCGCGGGCCTCTACCAGGCCCAGATGGCGGGAGCGCAGATCGGGCGCGCCCTGGCGCGGCAGCAGGCCCAGCAGGGGAAGATCCTTGCGCAAAGGGGCCAGGGCCGTGCGCAGCAGGTCAGCGTGGCGTGGGCTGCCCACATGGGTGCAGATCAGGCCCAGAAAGGCAAGGGGGGCTTCGTGGGCGGCCCAGGCCGGGCGGTGGCGCAAAAAACCTTCGGCCACGGCCGCTGCGGACTGCCCCAGGCCGCCGGCGTGCAGACAGAGCAGCACGGGCAGGCCCAGCCGGGCCGCCAGAAGGGCCGTGCTGCCTGCGCCCCTGTGTCCGCCGTCAAAAAGGCCCATGGCCCCTTCCACCACAATCAGGTCCGGCGGGCGGCCGGCCGCGTCGGGCGCGCAGAGCCGGGCGTACAGGCGGCGCAGGCCGGCGGGCAGTTGGCGGCCCGGCGTTGCTCTGGCCGTGGGCCGGGCCGCGCGGCACATCCAGGTATCCAGGTTGGCGGCGGGCTGGCCCGTAAGCGCGGCGTGGAAGGCCACGTCGATAAAGTCCGGGCCGGTCTTGGCGGCGCGCGCCGTCAGGCCTCTGGCGCGCAGGGCGCAGAGCAGGGCCAGAGTGCAGGTGGTCTTGCCGCTGGCGCTGCCCGTGCCGGCCACCACGCAGCCGGGGGGCGCGACAAGGGCGGGGGCGGACACGGGCGCTCCGTTCAGGCCCTGGCCGTGGCCAGCAGACGCGAAATAAGCTCGTGCAGCTTGACCGAAAGGGCCTTGAGGTCCGGCTTGGTGTACTGGGCGTCCGCACCCACCACTGCGCATTTGCGCGACAGACTCTCGTTGATCATGGAAGAAAAGATGGCCACGGGCAGCTGACGCAGCACGGGGTCTTCTTTGATGTGCTTGCACAGGGCCAGGCCGTCCATGGCGGGCATTTCAATGTCTGTGATGACGCCCTGCACAAAGTCGAAAATGGGGCGGTTTTCCTGCTGGCAGCGGTCGCGCAGTTCCTGCAGGTAGTTCCAGGCTTCCTGCCCGTTGACGCGCTGTTCCACCACAAAACGTCCCTCTTTGTTGAGCAGGTCCAGAAGCAGAGAGCGGATGCTGCTGGAATCGTCCACATGCAGGATGCGATAGGTTTTGCCGTCCTTTTCGGTGAGGCCCGCGCCGTCAAAGCGCAGGGCCATGGCCGGGTGCAGCTCGGCTACAATGGCTTCCAGGTCCAGCAGAAAGATGACCCGTTCTTCCAGGCGCACCACGCCGGTGATGGAGCTGCGGCTCATGTTCTGCAAGAACTGGCCGGGGGCCTCCACATCCGTCCAGCTCAGGCGGTAGATGCGGTTGACCCCGGAAACCAGAAAACCCGTGCAGACCTTGTTGAACTCCGTAACGATGACCTTGGCGTCTTCATTGGTGATGGGGCCGCTGCCCAGAAACTGGGCCATGTCGATGAGCGGCACAATGCGTCCGTTGCGGTGCAGAAAGGCTCCCAGAAGAGCCTTGTGGCGCATTTCTGGCATGGCGGTCACGGGCTGGCGGCGGCCGATCTCCACCACCTTGGCCACGTTGAGGCCATAGTGGGCCTCGTAGCCGTCCTGATTGACGAAAAATTCGACAATTTCCAGTTCGTTGGTGCCAGTTTCCAGCAGAATATTGGTCTGGGCCATGCTCCCCTCCTTGGGCGGCCTGCCAGCAGGGGCCGCATAAAGCGTATGCCGGTGTTATCGGTTGTCCGGCAAAAACGTTTAGGCCGCGCCTTCCACCCTGTTTTCCGGCAAGTCTGTCCGGTCCGCATCTGTATCCCGCAGGGCGGCCCGGATGCGGCACACCCCACAGAGATCGCCAGAAGACGTGGGATAGCCGCACTGCGGGCAAGGCCGCAATGCCTGCCCCTGCTCCGCCTCGCGACGGGCAAAAACCGGGCGGCCGCGGGCCAGAAAACCCTGGTAGTAGTCCAGCTTGCGGCCGGGCATGGCCGCCTCCAGCTGCTGCAGCAGGCCCTTGAGCACGCTGAAGCTGGCCCCGGGGCTGTAAGGGCAAGGGGCATAGTGGTTTTCTATGCCCATGAGGAAGGCGTAGTTGGCCGTTTCAAATTCCGTAAGCCGCCAGAGCGGCTTGACCTTGCGCACAAAGCCGTTTTCACTGTCCAGACGCGGCCCCTGGTCCGAGAGGTAGGCCGTGTCCCAGCGTAGGGTATTGCTGAACAGGCGCGCCACCTCGTCGTCCAAATTGTGGCCGGTGGCCAGGGCGTCATAGCCATCTTCCATGGCGATTTTATTGAAGAAATAGCGTTTTATCTTGCCGCAGGCGGAACAGATGGGCCGGTGCAGCCGAGCCTTGACCAGCGGAATGGCCAGACCTTCCGTCACCATTTCTTTGACCATGAGCCGCAGGCCGTGCTTGGCGCAGAAGCGCTCGGTCACGCCGCGCGCCGCCGCCGAAGAACCGGGAATGCCCAAGTCAATGTGCAGACCTGTGACGTTGTAGCCCTGGCGGGAAAGCTCCAGCATAAGCGCCAAAGAATCTTTGCCGCCCGAAAGCGCCACCAGCACGCGTTCTTCATGGCTGAAGAGGTTCTGTCCCTCAATGCCGCGCGTCACCTGCCGGGCAAAAAATTCTTTGTAGCACGCGGGGCAAAAGGCCGCATTGTGGCTGCGCAGGGCCACCGCGGCCTCGGCTTTACAGATTTTACACTTCATGAACGGTCCGTTGCATCCTGTCTTTTTTGTTATATGGGGGAGGGGTTTTGGGTGGGGAAAGGAAACTTCCCAAAAACTTTTCCGCGCCGTACCGCTTTGCGGATTTTGAGCCCGTATCGGTGCAAGGGTGTAATACTGTGACAGTGTGAGCGGCCCCTGGCTGAAGACGAGAAGGCGCAGCCCGCGGCGTCAGCTCTGCCCTGCGGGCGCGGCCTCCGGCGCAATCCAGCCCAGTTCGCGTCCCCAGATCGTATAACAGCGGCAGGCGCGGGCGGCAAAGGCGTTCAGCCCCACCAGGGGGCGCAGGGCCGCGCTGCGTTCCGCCAGGCGGCGGCGCAATGGAGCGTCGGTCATCATTGCTATCATGGCCTTGGCCAGGGCCTGCGGGTCGTCCGGCGGCACCCACAGGGCGGGGCCGTTTTCCTCCATGCAGAGGTCGGGCGGCGGCACAGCTGTGCGCTGGGCGGGGCAAGGGCCGTCTGGCTGCAGTGCGGCCGCGTCCAGCCGTTCGCGGTGCAGAGGCGTGCGGGTGCAGATGTTGGGCAGGCCCGCCGCCATGCCGGACCAGAGAGTTTCGGGCAGCTCTTCCGGCGAGGTGCCGGGGGCTATCCAGACCCGACAGGCGGGCAAGGCCAGGGCCGGGGGCTGATCGTTGAGCAGGCAGAGCCGCGCGGCCACGCCCAGGGTGAGGGCCTCATCCAGCAGTTCCTGATAGCGCGGGCCGCCGCCCAGGGCGCGCACCTCCCAAGGGGGGAGGTCTTCCCGCTGCCAGATGGCGGCCATGGCGCGGGTGACGATCTGCGCGCCGGAGCGCGGGGCCAGGGCCTCGCCCAGGCCGAAGACGCAGCGCGCGCCCGCAGGGGAATCTTCCCGCGCCAGGGGGTGCTCCTCGGCTTCCAGAGCCATGCCTGGGGCCAGCAATACCTGGCGCGGGCCTGGAAGCCGCGGCGCCGACGGATCTGCGCGCCCGCCCTGCTCGCCGGGATCTGCCGCCGCAGTCAGACGCGCGCGGACATGCCCGGACCCACAAAAAATTTTGTGGGCGGCGTGCAGGGCAGGATTTTTGCCGTCCAGGGGCGGGCGCAGCAAAAATGCGTGGGCCAGTAAGGTGCTGCCGCACGGCCTCAGGCGGAGCAGGCAATGGCCCAGGGCCAGCGCTTCCTCGCCCACGGTCTGCACCAGCAAGCGGGCATGGCGGCGCTGCCAGCGCCAGAGGCGGAACAGGGTCAGCGGGTTGGCCGGGTGTACGCCGGGCAAAGGCAGCACGGGCAGGTTGAGGGTCATGGCCCGGCGATGCAGGGCAGAGCCCTGACGGCAGGCCAGCATGGGGGCCAGGGGACCGCCATCGCGCATATGCAGGGCCAGGGCCAGGGCGTGGTCCTCTTCCAGACGGGCCGTGCGCCGGGGGGAGCCCAGCTCGGCCCAGAGGCGCTGCTCTTCCAGAGTCGGCGGCGGCGCGTTTTGCGGGGCCAGCAGCAGAACGCGCATCAGCGGTGCAGCGGCCTTGCGGGATCGGGGCGTGACCCCGGCCGGCTGCCGGAAGGGCTGGAGGAAGGGAAAATGGCCGGGGCGTGCATGGAGTTTCTCCGGGCGTCGGGAAGGCCCGCGGCCTTCCCGACATCCCTGTGGATACGCTGGCGGAGTGGATCTCCGTCAGCGCAGAAACACGTTTTTATCTCGCACGCGCACCAGGTCGCGGCGGAGCAGCTCTTCGCCAATCTGCACGGCGTTGAGGGCCGCGCCTTTGCGCACGTTGTCGGCCACAATCCACAGGTTCAGCCCGTTGGCGATGCTTTCGTCCTCGCGGATGCGGCCCACATAGGTGGCGTCTTCGCCCACGCAATAGGCGGGCATGGGGTACATGAGTTCGCGCGGGTTGTCGAAGACGCGCACGCCCGGAGCCTGCGAGAGCATGACGCGGGCCTCTTTGGGGGTGATTTTCTTTTCCGTTTCAATGTTCACCGATTCGGCGTGGCAGTAGAACACGGGCACCCGCGCGCAGGTGGCCGTGACCTTGATGGTGGGGTCGTCAAAGATCTTCACGGTCTCGTTGACCATCTTCATTTCTTCCTTGGTATAGTCGTTGTCCAGGAAGACGTCGATATGCGGCAGCACGTTGAAGGCAATGCGATAGGGATAGACTTTGTTTTCCGGGTCGCGGGAATTGAAGAGATCGCGCACCTGGCGCTCCAGCTCTTCCATGCCCTTCTGCCCGGTGCCGGACACGGCCTGATAGGTAGAAACCACCACCCGCCGGATTTTTCCGGCGTCGTGCAGCGGCTTGAGCACCACCAGCATCTGGATGGTGGAACAGTTGGGGTTGGCAATGATGCCCTGGTGCGCGTCCAGGGCCTGGGGGTTCACTTCCGGCACCACCAGGGGACAGCGCTCGTCCATGCGCCAGGCGGCGGAATTGTCCACCACCACACAGCCCGCGTGGGCCGCGTGGGGCGCAAATTTCTGCGAGGTGGCCCCGCCGGCGGAAAAAATGGCCATGTCCACGCCGTCAAAGACGTCTTCTTTCAGTTCGTGCACGGTGAGTTCACGCTCGCCGTAGGGCACTTTGACGCCCTCGGAACGGGCGGAAGCGAAGGCCCGCACTTCCGTGGCGGGAAAGTCCCGGTCGTGCAGGGTCTTGAGCATTTCTCGGCCCACGGCGCCCGTGGCGCCCACAACGGCAACGGTCAGCTTTTTGCTCATCTGGTCGGCTCTCCTTGGGTAGTCGCTTCCGCTCCAGGCGGAGGGACAGCCAGTATAGACGTCTCCGACGCAAAAGGGAAGGCACTTCGGCAAGGGGTTGCTGCCGCATAATCATACTATTATAGTATTATTAAAATCATACTTATCAAATTTTATTGGATTAAATGGTGCAATCAGGAATTTTTTGTGCTAGGCATAAAACATACCTGCTTGCTAAGATATGGCCGACAAAAAGATTGCGGCGCGTGTCGGGCAAGCCCTTCACGGCAGATTGCCTATTTGCAACCTTGGGTGAGGTTTATGAAAAAACTGCTTATTCTTGGCGCCGGCGCCGGCGGGACCATGATGGCCACGAAGGTGAGAAAGCTCCTGAGCCCACGGGAGTGGGAGATAACTCTCATTGACCGCGACCCCGTCCACCACTATCAGCCTGGCTGGCTGCTGGTGCCTTTTGGCGTGGATACGCCGCAGGGCTGCGTTCGCCCCAAAAAAGATTTTATGGTGCACGGCGTCAATTTTGTGCTGGACGCCATCAAGGCCGTGGATGCGGAACACCGTAAGGTAGTCTGCCAGGAAGGCACTTATGACTATGACTGGATCATCGTGGCCACCGGGGCCAGAATCGCCCCTGAGGAGGTTCCCGGCCTCACGGACGACTGGGGCGGCAAGATCCATAATTTCTACACCCCCGACGGCGCGGCCGCCCTGTACGACAAGCTGAAGCATTTCAGGAAAGGGCGGCTGGTGCTGCACATCTGCGAAACGCCCATCAAGTGCCCGGTGGCGCCTCTGGAATTTGTGTACATGGCGGACTGGTATCTGCAGAAGCTGGGCGTGCGGCAGGATGTGGAAATAGAACTGGTCACGCCCCTTACCGGCGCGTTCACCAAGCCGGTGGCCAACAACATCCTGGGGGCGCTCTGCGCCAAAAAGGGCATCAAGGTCACCACCAACTGGAGCGTGGACAGCGTGGACGCGGGCCGCGCCGTGATCACGTCGGTGACGGGCGATGAAATTCCTTACGACCTGCTGGTGTCCATTCCGCCCAACCTGGGGCAGCCTTTCCTGGTCGAATCCGGCCTTGCCGACGTCACCGGCTATATTGATACGGACAAGGAGCTGCTCAAAGCGAAAAAGTTTGAAAACATGTACGTCATCGGCGACGCCACCAATGTTCCGGCCTCCAAGGCCGGTTCCGTCGCCCACTTTGAGGCCGACGTCATTGCTCAGAACCTGATGGCGGATATCGAAGGCACGGACAACTACTACCGCTTTGACGGGCACACCAACTGTTTTATCGTTACGGGCTTTGAAAAAGCCTCGCTCATAGACTTCAGCTATGCCGTGGAGCCCTTGCCGGGCATGTTCCCCCTGCCGGGGGTGGGTCCCTTTGAGCTCTTGGGCGAAAGCCACATCAATTACTGGGGCAAGCTCATGTTCAAATGGGTGTACTACAACCTCATGATGAAGGGGCACGAACTGCCGTTTGAACCCAACATGTATCTTGCAGGGAAAGACACCTCCTTGCTGCGCAGCAAGTAGCCCGGAGGCGTCGTATGGCATCTGAAGACAAAATTCTGGAGCGTCTTGACGCTATTGAAAACAGGCTGGCGGCCCTGCAGGAACGCGGCGAAAACAGCCGCGCCCTTCTGGAACAGGCCGCGCCCATAGGCAACCACGCCTTCCGCCTGCTGGTTACGGAGCTGGAGTGTCTTAACGGCCGGGTTTCGCTGGACGACATCCTGGATCTGTGCCGCAAGGGGCTGCTCACCGTGCCCCGGCTCATCTGGCTGCTGGACCAGCTGGAGAACCTCACCGACCTCTGGCGCATTCTGCATCCTGCCATGGGGCCGACCTTTCCGCATCTTATTGAAAAAATGGATGCATGGGACAAGAGCGGCCTGTTCGCCAACCTCGCCGCCTTCAAAACTGCGGGGGGGAACTGGCTGGCGGCCCAGAGCCCTGAAGATATTGCCAGGCTGGGAGAAAGCCTTGTCTTTCTGACCAGTCAGCTGCAAAAACTGGCCGAACCCGCCCTGCAGGCCCGCATCACGGCCTTGCTGGAGGCGGTGGCGTCTTATGATCCCGCCCAGGCCCGACCCACGGGCTTGCTGGGACTTCTGGCGGTTCTGCGCAGCGCCGAAGGCCGACAGTCTTTGGGATTTTTGGCAGAACTGCTGAAAACGCTGGGCAAAACCGCACCGCCGCAGGGAGCAGCCTCTTAGGGCCTTGCAACTTTGCAATGGCTCTGAAATCGGGACGGGCCGCGCCTGCGGCCGTGGTCGTGATGCCAAGGGCGCGGGTCCGTCCCTTTTTCCCTGTCGCACAAAGTCATCTGCCTTGCCAGGTTCGGGC
The sequence above is a segment of the Desulfovibrio legallii genome. Coding sequences within it:
- the sqr gene encoding type III sulfide quinone reductase, selenoprotein subtype, with product MKKLLILGAGAGGTMMATKVRKLLSPREWEITLIDRDPVHHYQPGWLLVPFGVDTPQGCVRPKKDFMVHGVNFVLDAIKAVDAEHRKVVCQEGTYDYDWIIVATGARIAPEEVPGLTDDWGGKIHNFYTPDGAAALYDKLKHFRKGRLVLHICETPIKCPVAPLEFVYMADWYLQKLGVRQDVEIELVTPLTGAFTKPVANNILGALCAKKGIKVTTNWSVDSVDAGRAVITSVTGDEIPYDLLVSIPPNLGQPFLVESGLADVTGYIDTDKELLKAKKFENMYVIGDATNVPASKAGSVAHFEADVIAQNLMADIEGTDNYYRFDGHTNCFIVTGFEKASLIDFSYAVEPLPGMFPLPGVGPFELLGESHINYWGKLMFKWVYYNLMMKGHELPFEPNMYLAGKDTSLLRSK
- a CDS encoding DUF1641 domain-containing protein translates to MASEDKILERLDAIENRLAALQERGENSRALLEQAAPIGNHAFRLLVTELECLNGRVSLDDILDLCRKGLLTVPRLIWLLDQLENLTDLWRILHPAMGPTFPHLIEKMDAWDKSGLFANLAAFKTAGGNWLAAQSPEDIARLGESLVFLTSQLQKLAEPALQARITALLEAVASYDPAQARPTGLLGLLAVLRSAEGRQSLGFLAELLKTLGKTAPPQGAAS